The nucleotide window CCAGTTATTAATAACAGCACAGAGAGATGGTTCCTTTAACCATCTGCCAATTATTATTACACATATCTTCCATACACCACCATACCTATACAAATTAAATCAACGGAAGATAGACTACCATGTTGGGTAATACCGTACTTAAACAGAACATAAATTGATTGTAGGACATTAACTAAAGTTCACTAAACAAAACCCCACTTCCTTGTGATTCAGCTGTCTAGCCCTGTATACAGAAACAGACATGGCCTGGTACAGAGACTTATGAATGCAGTGGGGGCTCATGCAACAGCGGCTGAGTGGTTGTTTCAGTGTGTAACATTATCCTCGGACTGGTCTTATGACTGCAGTTCTCCAGAGCCAGAAAAAAAAGAGAGCCAGAGGTGAGACATGGACTGCTGGGCATATTTGACATAAGGTAAGCTGGCTGGTTGTGTATTATTTTTGTACATGCACAAGGGTATTCTCATTCCTTAATGCCAGTCCAAATCTGATTATGTACAGTTCATCCAGGACATTGAGACAGGAGGACAATCTGCCAGGACTAGATTACCAGCGACTTTGCAATTATCCATTTGTTATTGAAATAACCTTGTCAGTTTTCAACCTCTTCACACCATGAGTAAAGATGAACATGACACCAAGTgttaataaaaacatttattgGTTTTCCATTTGTTCTAAGCGCCTTTCACCTATTTGACCCATCCCGTTATAGCTTTCTCCAACTGAATCCCACCTAAATAGATCTTCCCCTGGTTCCACACGGTCTTTAGACCCTATGATCAGAAATAACCACACTCCACAAGACAAACCAAGAAGAATGAACACAGAAAAACATGAAGCCAAGAGAGAATAGCAAGGCATAGAAATCTGAGGGGGCTGACGTCAGTGAAGTCTGACAGACATTGAATGAGTTGTTCCAGAAAGCAGTGTGAGAAGTGCTACAGCTGCTATATAGTATGTTGTGTTGATAAACATAAGCACAGGTAAAGCTGCTATGTGCCTGCAACTAATATCTGCTGCCTGAGAGCAAGCTTGAAAACAGTCAAAGCAAACACCCCCTAAACAGCAGAAAAAGCCCATATAAAACGGGCAATATATTTATTTACAAGAGTAACTTTCAAAACGACACGTAAAACAGAAAGACGTAATGAGCGAGGTTGGAATCACACAGCTGTATGACTGAGCAATACTTTTTGAAAATAGCTCATTCATTCAAGCTATACATAACTATATACAAAGTATAAATAAAACCACAAATTATTATCTTTATACATTAGCGGTTTATCATTCAACACCCAAAAAAGGACAAATCTAACAGGGGTTTTAATATTGCTAAGAATTAAGGATTCtaaaccaacaagtgctcattttGAAGTAGCAGCTCGATCACTGAAGCGCTTTTCTGGGGCATTAGTAACATACCctctcaggccttattgcttaagtatagtgTATGCTATATGACCACTATACTagagctaagggctgttcttaggcgcAACACAATGCCTATAcaacaaacccccaaggtgccttattactATTAAAACTGGATACCAACGTAATAATAgcagtaaaaacaaatgttttgtcatacgcgtgatataccacggctgtcagccgatcagcattcagagctcgaaccacccagtttataaacaaAATTAAGACAGGACCTCAACAGACAAATAGCCCCCGACTGCACACTTATGTCCAAGCttgcattcatgtacatactaaaATCAGAAGACCTTGTCCTCCCAATCCTTCAAAGATGACAAGTCTATGCTATTATTAAATCAGGCCTTTGGGTACTCCAGGCTTCAATTCAGAGCTCTATCATATACATCCTACCCACACAAATCCCACATTACAAAAGATGCCCAGACAGAAATTGAAAGGAAAGAATGTAAGACACGATTGAATGACAAAAAACAAAAGGTTATTTTGATCATTGAGGTGTGGTCAAGGTTAAATCCATTGAAGTCAGGGAATCAAGCCAgatgagaatatatatatattaatttttAAAAAGGGGGCAGTACCCTTTTTTTCCTGATTTGCATCCTCCTTCGGCAAAATTGAACATCTTCTGTGGAAGTTAGATACTTTTACAGAGAAGGACCTTTTTCTTTACTGGAGTGTTCTTGGGAGTGAAATCAGAATGGTTAGAGTGACATTGGGGGAAATGTATAGATAAATGGGGTGAGGGTTTCCGGCAAAAGAAATGATATGTTTCTCTGTTTTAGATTAGGCCAGGCTTTCCAGACAATCAAAGCTTCAGCAACTAATACCAGCAGAATGTGACCGAAATTAAAAGTAACTTGCTTCCTTATTAATTTTGCTTGCTTTTTAAAGGGGTTAATCTTGATGTCAAACTACCACAATTTAAATCTCAATTGATGACCATTTGGCATTCGTCTGTAACTCCCCACATAATTCTATGTTTATGTAGCCTGGAAACCAAACGGATATGCTCCAATTGAAACAATAGTAAAACAGAGTATACGAGTTTGGATTTCATGCTACTTTTTATGCCCCTTCACATCTTCAATCTGTTGGTGGCCCAGTCCTCCCAGGCACATGGGGAAAGCTGATAAGATGCTACAAGACCACATTAGCCTACTGTGCTGTAATTGTCTTGAGTCAGGAACAGAGGTAGGTGGGAGCTCTGTAGTAATGAGGTGGAGTGACAGACTGGGCAACCCAGGCCTGGCCACCATACGAGAGGCATGGGGTTAGCAAACACTGAACATAAATTAAACTAGCTGTAATCTCTAGGCAGGTGaattgtatatacactgagtgtacaaaacattaaggacacatgctctttccatgacagactgaccaggtgaaagctattatcccttattgatgtcacttgttgaatTCGCTTCAAtcaaatcaatgtagatgaaggagaTGAGACaagttaaaggatttttaagccttgagacaattgatacaTGGATTGTGAATGCGTGCCAATCATAGGGTGCATggccaagacaaaagatttaagtgcctttgaatggggtatggtagtaggtaccgcgtgcactggtttgagtgtgtcaagaactgcaacactgccgGATTTTtctcactcaacagtttcctgtgtgtatcaagaatggtccacaacccaaaggacatctagccaacttaacacaactgtgggaagcattggagtcaacatgggccagcatccctgtggcacgctttcgacaccttgtagagtccatgccctgacaaattgaggctgttctgagggcaacttaatattaggaaggagTTCATgtttttttacactcagtgtatgagTACGTGTTTTGCATCTTCTCTCTTTATCTTCCAAATGTGGAGGCATAGCGGGGATATATAATATAGGATATCTATGAATACCTAACAGTCTCACACCAAACAATGTAAATATCAAACGCCCTTTTTGGGGATTTttgattaataataataataaatttaaaaaagtgtACTGTCTCTTTGAATCTCTTTCATGGGGATGGGGGCGAGGTCAGCTTTTATTTGTtatttcctcccttctctccctcttcagcCTGACTTGTTGGCCCCCACCAGGGTCATGAGTCCGTCCGTGCTCATGGACTTAGGGCGTTCCAGGGGGAAGCCCAGGGCTCGGCTCCAGATCAGCTGGGCCAGCACTCCCAGGGCTCGGGATACGCCGAACAACACAGTGTAGTAGTTCATCTCTGTCATCCCATAATACTGTAGTGGAGAGAGGTCAGGGGGAAGGCCAGGGAGAGGTCAAATATGTTTTGTTACAGAGGGTCAACAAAAATGGAATGATTAAAAGACTAAACTAAAACACACAGGTGCTGTGTTTTGTGATGCTTATAATTGAAGTACATCTGGATTGTAATTCTGACTggtcaaaatacatttagaattcACTTTCAAATTGCATCGAAGTTTCAGAATGGATCTGCATTACATTGCAATACGTAACATTACAATAGGACATTGTTGAGCAGAATGCCCGAATAAAGAATATTGCTTACCTGCAGCAGCACTCCACTGTGGGCATCTACGTTGGGCCAGGGGTTCTTGGCCTTACCCTGCTCTAGCAGCACTGGGGGCACGATCTTGTAGAGCTGGTGCACCAGCTTGAACATGGGGTCATTGGGCAGGTGCTTAAAGGCAAACTCCTGCTGGCATTGGTACCTGGGGTCAGTCTTCCTCAGAACAGCATGCCCGTAGCCTGGCACCACCTacggcagagagagagggtgtgaggaTTAGGGTTGCAAACTTCCCCCCAAATGTCCTGTGTTCTTCAGAATCCCGTTGGAGGATTCACTCCTTCCTTCCTGATTCCCAGAATCCTGGAGAACTAGGACATTTTTGGTAAGATGCGTCGTAATAGTGAAGCCAGATGCGCTCTTACCCTGCCAGACTTGAGTGTGTTCCAGATGTAATCCCTCATCTTCTCATCAGAcacctcccctcccatctccttctGCAGGGCCGTCAGCCacaccagtacctcctgcagggcacacagaaacacactgttataacctcagcaagtctaaaacagaAACACTCTATAAAAGCACTGTTGTGCTGATGTTAAGGAAAAGCCAGTTACGCCAACATGACTATCGTTctgtccatccatctatccatccatgtGACTGTGCAGAGCAAAGGACAGGATTGACACAGACCTGGTTGGCCAGCCCATGCAGAGGTCCAGCCAGCCCGTTCAGAGCAGCACTGAAGGAGAGGTAAGGGTCCGACAGAGCACTGCCCACCAGGTGACTTGTGTGGGCGCTGACGTTGCCTCCCTCATGGTCACTGAAACCCCAAAGGGTCACATTCATTTTAATGTATAGTAATTCATTACAAAATTGTACTTCACATTATTGATTATTACTAACTAAAACATTTATACAGAACTATATTCAAATACAGACTTATCCCCCCCAAAACTGTAGAATAATTCTAATGCAACATATAAACACTAGGGGGCAGAGAATTTTTATATTTGAGGGTTTCACAATTCTCTATCATGCAATGCCAGAATTTTGTGGCAAAGGAAGGGGAAGGAGCTACAGCCAGAACATAGACAAAATGGCAACCCCCCCAAAAGTAAAATAAATCAATGACTTATAATGGTTAATAATATGAATACCTGGGTTTTATAGAGTGCTTTTCAATGACCCAAAGGCGCTTAAACTGTAATTATGCTTAAAATATACATCCTTCAGGGCTggtttcaatggagattcttcaGTGGAGATTCTTAACCTGAAACTGGCCCATAGTAAAATACCTGTGGATGGTGAGGTAGAGCCTCATAAGTTCAGTGAACTCAGCAGAGTTGCTGTAGCCCAGCATGTTGGCGAAGTTAGCGGACCAGTCCTGGTTGGAGTCAATAGCTCCAATGCTGCTGCCCTCACGGTAAAGGTTACGGTAGATCTTAGCAGCAACACATGGCAACTTGGCAATTAAGTCCATGGAGTCCTCATAGATGAACTGGAATAGAGTAGATTAACTGAATAGATGAACAGGAATAGAGTAGATCCACAGGAATAGAGTAGATCCACAGGAATAGAGTAGACGAACTGAATAGAGAAGGGTAGGTGGTTTAATCAACAGTCAGTAGACTGTCTCCCACAGGATCTCACTGAAAGACATGATAAATCCCACACACGATTACCTCGGTAGGTGATTTCCTGTTGGTGTTTTGGTCTGTGAGCTTTTTCAAGTCTGCCTATCGAACTCTGTGGCTGTAATTCCCTGCTCTACACAATaaacagtgtggttgtgtttctaTTTACCTAAATTTAGCCTAATCTTTAACCAGGAAGTCGAGGAAGAGATGAATATGCTCTTGTTCAAGGGAGACCTGGTGTGCGTGTTAAAATTCACATTTAAAAGAACAGACACTTGAAAGGTACTTTAAAATCAATCAAGGTTTAGTGAAGACGACTCATTGATCTGGCATCACACACTGGTTTAATGCCTTTAGCCACACCTCTGCCTGTACTgcattgtagtgtagtgtgaggaatgcagacctgggttaaaattatatttaaaatctttcaaatactttgagcgttGGCTTTAGCCTGCCTGAAGCGCCAGATGTACAAGGTTTACACCTTATAGCTTTTCTGTTTGTTCCATTTCACCAGGCACGTTCAATCAAACACAGACAACGTATTTAAAAAATGTCAAATaccatttgaacccaggtctgtgaaGAATACATGCTGAGATCTGTGTGCGTGTGACTTACCTCCCAGTACTTGGCCTTGTTGACGCCCTCGGAGTAGGCCCGGGCAAAGCTGCTCTCGCTGTTCAGAGCTGTGATTGCGGCGCTGAACTGGGACATTGGGTGAAGGTTGGTAGGGAAGTTATCTAGCATGGTGACGACGTGGGAGGGGAGTGCTGCCCGCTTAGCCCATTCTTTGGACAACCAGCTCACCTGGAGAGATGAGATGCAAACATGATCGGTGAGTACAAGTAGGGCCAATAAAAAAATTGAGACAGGAAATGTTCTTCAATCCCAAACATTATAAATCCCCATCACTTTGCTATGGTTGTAGAACTTCAATGCCTTCCTCCTAAACCATAAAGTAACTTGCTTCTAGTATGTAATATAGGAATTTCCTCCAGCTGAGCCATATTAGGGTGGAATTAGACCTCATCTTGTGGTGGCTTCAAGAAAGAGCTGCAGCAAACACCAAATGCCAAGGATGTGTGTTGGAGTTGGGTTGTTGCTGGGTGCAGTAATACCCACAATTTGTGGCCCAAAAACGAGAAGCTAGCTTTGTAGTGGAACCGGTTTGTCCAGTTGAAGCGAGCGGATTGGATGAAGGGAACCACGGGCACGTCTACTGTATGCAGTGCTCATTTAACCATGGAGGACTTGATAGCTATAACCAGTGGAAGGCAGGATTCGGAATGAGTGACTGAAACCAGGTGCTGTGCCGAGCGTGAATGTTAAGCCAGCAACCTCTGTTCCCTACCGACCTACCGGTACATCACGAGAGTCAGCAGTAATGAGATAAACCTGGTAAATTCAATGTGGATTTACCTCCCTATATCGCTATTGGATTAGCTGACTCCCTCAGGCTGGTGAAAAGGCCTCTTCCTCTGCTCTTCTTTGGTCGTTAACTCAGTTGTCATTTTATTGAAaccagtacatttacatttaagtcatttagcagacgctcttatccagagcgacttacaagttggagtTATGAAGGTGCAAACGATTTGGTTTAATTTGAAGTTATACATTAACTTATTTCTGTTGGAGTttacattatagggaataggctgacTGGCCGGGTTCTCCATATAAAACGCCACAACCCGCAAAAAATATTTTACGGCATGACTTCGGCATTCTGATCGGTTTTATGTAATAACTTGAAAAATAAAAGTGAGGTCTAACATTGCATTAGAACTTTTCGTGCGTATACTAATGCAAAGCCATGTTACATGTGGTGCGTATACTAATGCAAAACCATGTTACATGTGGTGCGTATACTAATGCAAAACCATGTTACATGTGGTGCGTATACTAATGCAAAGCCATGTTACATGTGGTGCGTATACTAATGCAAAGCCATGTTACATGTGGTGCGTATACTAATGCAAATCCATGTTACATGTGGTTATGTTTATGCTACCCTTTAACCTCCTTTCCACTTGACCAGACTAAATCTTCACATTCAGTTTAAATTAGCCCTAGCCCCATCTCACCTGTTCCTCTGTTGGGACCTGTCCTGTGACCAGCAGCCAAAAGAGGCCCTCAGGCAGCGGCTCCTGACCTCCTGGAGCCTTGGGCAACAGCTGCTGACACTCTGGAATGCTGTAGCCACGGAAGCGGATGCCCTAAAGACAAATTTGACACAATTtagatagtgccttcagaaagtacttacaccccttgactttttccacattttgttgtcttacagcctgaatttaaaatggattaaatgtagttgttttgtcactggcctgcctacacacacacacaataccctaatATCAAATTGGAAATATGTTTTTCGAAATTTACACAAAATAATTTAATAAAAGAAAAACCAAATTGTTATAAGTATTCAACccgtttgttatggcaagcctaaataagttatgGAGTAAAaacaatgtgcttaacaagtcacataataagttgcatggactcactgtgtgcaataatagtgtttaacatgatttttgaatgactacctcatctctgtaccccacacgtacaattatctgtaaggcccCTCAGTCAAGCATTGAATtacaagcacagattcaaccacaaagaccagggaggttgttCAATACCTtgcaaagaaaggcacctattggtagatgggtaaaaaaagtaTGGTTaatttattaattacactttggatggtaactcagttgccggagaggatggAAACTGCTCATGGATATCACCCTGAGgccaatggctgtgataggagaaaactgaggatggaccaacaaaattgtagttactcaacaatactaacctaattgacagggtgaaaagaaggaagctgtacagaataaaaagattccaaaacatgcatcctgtttgcaacaaggcattaaAGTAATACTAAAAAGAAATCtgtcaaagcaattcactttttgtcccgAATACaaagttatgtttggggcaaacccAATACAACtaattactgagtaccactctctataTTTTAGAGCATAGTTGTGGCTGCATCAATTTATGGGTGTGCTtgtaattgtttattttttatcctgaaaaactccagtccttaacggaatggagctaagctcaggcaaaatcctaaaggatcccagtgtctgctttccaacagacactgggagattaattcaccttttagcaggacaatgacctaacagacaaggccaaatctacactggagttgcttaccaagaagacagtgaatgttcctgagtggtcgagttacagttttgacttaaatatacatgaaaatctatagcaagacctgaaagtggttgtctagtaatgatcaacaaccaatttgacagagcttgaagaattttttcaataataaaaatgggcaaatagtgtacaatccaggtgtggaaagctcttagagacttagccagaaagactgtaatcactgccaaaggtgcttctacaaagtattgactcgagtgtgaatacttatttctgtatttcattttcaataaaatgtgcaaaaatgtcttaaaacatgttttcaggggtcatcaaaaagaaaggaggaccaaggcactcttcatataattaattaaaatgcctttattagtatggcaagTTCAATAGAAACTTTCGGCTGCATGTTTtcaggggtattgtgtgtagatgggtgagaataatTGTTttcatcaattttgaattcaggctataacacaaaatgtggaataagtcaaggagtctgaatactttctgaaggcactgtaagtgccAATATGGCTTATCTACGAGGGACAAGAGTGCTCAGCTTGACACATCAATTATTCTGTGGGTGTTACTGTTTAGTGGATTATTTGTGTTGGGATGGCAGGAAACACACCTCATCAGGATCCAGCACTGAGGTCTCGTACACCAGACCCTTCATGCCCCTCATCCCACCATAGACCTGTGAAACAACAGAAATTACATTCTGTACAGAAAGCGCAATATAGGCTAGACTAATTCTCTCTGATCAAAGTCCAGAAATAAGTGTCTCAAATCAAAATGTGTAAAGATGACCCTGAGCTTAATTCATCTACATTCTTCAGTCATAAAAAAGGTGAAGATGTCATGTGAATGATAAACGTATGGATGACGTTCACTGTAAGAGCTGAGGTGTGTGTAACCCTGGGGTGAGTCTGCTGTGATTTCTGGTGTGGGAGGCAAGAGCTGTGACTCAGctttatattttagttttttttttttcattagtcCGCTGTTGGTACAGTCTCAATGTTTTgaatgtcagcaatcaagttttcaagaagcaaagtgtcatcGGCCACATCATCATGAGGCTGTGCTCAGCTGGCAGGAAACAAGCTGAGTAGTGGTACATTACATGACCGCTAGTATGCTAAAAGGGGGATAGCTGAGGGGCAACATCAGACCCAATCACGTAGCAGCCGGTTTATAATACAGTAATATGAATCCATTTCTACATATTAATAAACTAAAGACCCTCACCACACATCATTTTGTTAATGGAATTTTGAAAATGATTTTACCATTGCTTTTCTGATCTTTGTggtgtggtggttaatttctttactatcaaatgaggagacaaccttatcacacaagtcagagttatacttaaactaaatctttaaatCACTTAA belongs to Salvelinus alpinus chromosome 28, SLU_Salpinus.1, whole genome shotgun sequence and includes:
- the LOC139557580 gene encoding citrate synthase, mitochondrial-like, translating into MSFLATSICRLAPRLLQSKNASCVIVASRHASSSTNLKDVLSDLIPKEQSRIKSFKQQYGKTNIGSITVDMVYGGMRGMKGLVYETSVLDPDEGIRFRGYSIPECQQLLPKAPGGQEPLPEGLFWLLVTGQVPTEEQVSWLSKEWAKRAALPSHVVTMLDNFPTNLHPMSQFSAAITALNSESSFARAYSEGVNKAKYWEFIYEDSMDLIAKLPCVAAKIYRNLYREGSSIGAIDSNQDWSANFANMLGYSNSAEFTELMRLYLTIHSDHEGGNVSAHTSHLVGSALSDPYLSFSAALNGLAGPLHGLANQEVLVWLTALQKEMGGEVSDEKMRDYIWNTLKSGRVVPGYGHAVLRKTDPRYQCQQEFAFKHLPNDPMFKLVHQLYKIVPPVLLEQGKAKNPWPNVDAHSGVLLQYYGMTEMNYYTVLFGVSRALGVLAQLIWSRALGFPLERPKSMSTDGLMTLVGANKSG